From the Oryza glaberrima chromosome 5, OglaRS2, whole genome shotgun sequence genome, one window contains:
- the LOC127774149 gene encoding embryo-specific protein ATS3A-like — translation MVSMAPSSFAAAARHLPLLLLLLLLAAAVLLLHPCHAATEDAAARRECTYTIRVKTSCGSPARTSDAVSVAFGDAYRNEAYGARLPAGGASGALERCAVDTFRVGGQCGYGVCYLYLRRAGRDGWAPEWVQVFEPGAAAGEKPSTFYFGSPLPDGVWYGHNRCPKASPAMAARRTNTSASPLG, via the exons ATGGTGTCCATGGCGCcttcctccttcgccgccgccgcacgccaccttccccttcttcttcttcttctcctcctcgccgccgccgtcctccttctCCACCCATGCCACGCCGCCACG gaggacgcggcggcgaggcgggagtGCACGTACACGATTCGGGTGAAGACGAGCTGCGGGTCGCCGGCGCGGACGTCGGACGCCGTCAGCGTCGCGTTCGGGGACGCGTACCGGAACGAGGCGTACGGCGCGCGGCTGCCGGCCGGCGGGGCGTCGGGGGCGCTCGAGCGGTGCGCCGTCGACACGTTCCGCGTCGGCGGGCAGTGCGGGTACGGCGTCTGCtacctctacctccgccgcgccggccgcgacgGGTGGGCGCCGGAGTGGGTGCAGGTGTTCGagcctggcgccgccgccggggagaagCCGTCCACCTTCTACTTCGGCTCGCCGCTGCCCGACGGCGTCTGGTACGGCCACAACCGCTGCCCCAAGgcgtcgccggccatggcggcgcgccGGACGAACACCTCCGCTTCACCTCTAGGCTAG
- the LOC127774020 gene encoding phospholipase D alpha 1-like has protein sequence MAKILLHGTMHVTIFEAESLSNPSRPSSQAPQFLRKLVEGIEDTVGVGKGTSKVYATIGLDKARVGRTRTLADDTAAPRWYESFHVYCAHLATHVAFTLKAKNPIGASLLGVGYLPVRDVLAGDEVERWLPLCDDTDARTPIGDGDGKVHVKLQYFDISKDRSWGRGVRSGKYPGVPYTFFSQRQGCKVTLYQDAHVPDGFIPRIPLDGGRSYEPHRCWEDIFDAINGARHFVYVTGWSVYTEIALIRDADRPKPGGGVTLGELLKKKAGEGVRVLMLVWDDRTSVGMLKKDGLMATHDEETMNYFQGTEVNCVLCPRNPDDSGSIVQDLQISTMFTHHQKIVVVDHDMPSSRHGGGGGRRRVVSFVGGLDLCDGRYDTPFHSLFRTLGTAHHDDFHQPNFATATVAKGGPREPWHDIHCRLEGPVAWDVLYNFEQRWRKQGGKDLLVQLRDLAETVIPPSPAMFPEDAESWNVQLFRSIDGGAAFGFPDTPEDAARAGLVSGKDQIIDRSIQDAYIAAIRRARSFIYIENQYFLGSSYCWKPNDGVKPEDVGALHLIPKELSMKVVSKIEAGERFTVYVVVPMWPEGIPESGSVQAILDWQRRTMEMMYTDIAHAIQAKGIDADPKDYLTFFCLGNREAKSAGEYEPPEQAEPDTGYFHAQQNRRFMIYVHTKMMIVDDEYIIVGSANINQRSMDGARDSEIAMGAYQPHHLAAAGRPARGQVHGFRMALWYEHLGTVDDAFQRPESLDCVRKVNAMADRCWDLYAGDGPERDLPGHLLTYPVGVAGDGTITQLPGVEFFPDTQARILGAKSDYLPPILTT, from the exons ATGGCGAAGATCCTGCTCCATGGGACGATGCACGTCACCATCTTCGAGGCGGAATCGCTCTCCAACCCTAGCAGGCCAAGCTCCCAAGCGCCCCAGTTCCTCCGCAAG CTGGTGGAGGGGATCGAGGACACGGTGGGCGTGGGCAAGGGGACGAGCAAGGTGTACGCCACCATCGGCCTCGACAAGGCCCGCGTCGGCCGCACCCGCACGCTCGCCGACgacaccgccgcgccgcgctggtACGAGTCCTTCCACGTCTACTGCGCCCACCTCGCCACCCACGTCGCCTTCACCCTCAAGGCCAAGAACCCCATCGgcgcctccctcctcggcgTCGGCTACCTCCCCGTCAGGgacgtcctcgccggcgacgaggtcgagcGCTGGCTCCCCCTCTGCGACGACACCGACGCACGCACCCccatcggcgacggcgacggcaaggtCCACGTCAAGCTCCAGTACTTCGACATCTCCAAGGATCGGAGCTGGGGCCGCGGCGTCCGCAGCGGCAAGTACCCCGGCGTGCCCTACACCTTCTTCTCGCAGCGGCAAGGGTGCAAGGTGACGCTGTACCAGGACGCCCATGTCCCCGACGGGTTCATCCCCCGGATCCCGCTCGACGGCGGCCGGAGCTACGAGCCGCACCGGTGTTGGGAGGACATCTTCGACGCCATCAATGGCGCGAGGCATTTCGTGTACGTCACCGGCTGGTCGGTGTACACGGAGATCGCGCTGATCAGGGACGCCGACCGGCCgaagcccggcggcggcgtgacgcTCGGCGAGCTGCTGAAGAAGAAGGCCGGCGAGGGCGTGAGGGTGCTGATGCTGGTGTGGGACGACCGGACGTCGGTGGGGATGCTCAAGAAGGACGGGCTCATGGCGACGCACGACGAGGAGACGATGAACTACTTCCAGGGCACGGAGGTGAACTGCGTGCTGTGCCCGCGCAACCCGGACGACTCCGGCAGCATCGTGCAGGACCTGCAGATCTCCACCATGTTCACGCACCACCAGaagatcgtcgtcgtcgaccacgacatgccgtcgtcgcgccacggcggcggcggcgggcggcggagggtggTGAGCTTCGTCGGCGGGCTGGACCTCTGCGACGGGAGGTACGACACGCCGTTCCACTCGCTGTTCCGGACGCTGGGGACGGCGCACCACGACGACTTCCACCAGCCAAACttcgcgacggcgacggtggccaaGGGCGGGCCGCGCGAGCCGTGGCACGACATCCACTGCCGCCTCGAGGGCCCCGTGGCGTGGGACGTGCTCTACAACTTCGAGCAGCGGTGGCGCAAGCAGGGCGGCAAGGACCTCCTCGTCCAGCTCCGGGACCTCGCCGAGACGGTcatcccgccgtcgccggcgatgtTCCCTGAGGACGCCGAGTCGTGGAACGTGCAGCTGTTCCGCTCCATCGATGGCGGCGCCGCGTTCGGCTTCCCGGACACCCCCGAggacgccgcccgcgccggcctcgTCAGCGGCAAGGACCAGATCATCGACCGGAGCATCCAGGACGCCTACATCGCCGCCATTAGGAGGGCGCGGAGCTTCATCTACATCGAGAACCAGTACTTCCTCGGGAGCTCCTACTGCTGGAAGCCCAACGACGGCGTCAAGCCGGAAGATGTCGGCGCGCTCCACCTCATCCCCAAGGAGCTCTCCATGAAGGTGGTGAGCAAGATCGAGGCCGGCGAGCGCTTCACCGTCTACGTCGTCGTGCCGATGTGGCCGGAGGGCATCCCGGAGAGCGGCTCCGTCCAGGCCATCCTCGACTGGCAGCGCCGCACCATGGAGATGATGTACACCGACATCGCCCACGCCATCCAGGCCAAGGGCATCGACGCCGACCCCAAGGACTACCTCACCTTCTTCTGCCTCGGCAACCGCGAGGCCAAGTCCGCCGGCGAGTACGAGCCGCCGGAGCAGGCCGAGCCCGACACCGGCTACTTCCACGCGCAGCAGAATCGCCGCTTCATGATCTACGTCCACACCAAGATGATGATCG TGGACGACGAGTACATCATCGTCGGGTCGGCGAACATCAACCAGAGGTCGATGGACGGCGCGAGGGACTCGGAGATCGCCATGGGAGCGTACCAGCCGCACcacctggcggcggcggggcggccggcgagggggcAGGTGCACGGGTTCAGGATGGCGCTGTGGTACGAGCACCTCGGCACCGTCGACGACGCGTTCCAGCGGCCGGAGAGCCTCGACTGCGTGCGCAAGGTGAACGCCATGGCGGACAGGTGCTGGGACCTCTACGCCGGCGACGGGCCGGAGCGCGACCTCCCCGGGCACCTGCTCACCTAccccgtcggcgtcgccggcgacggcaccaTCACGCAGCTCCCCGGCGTGGAGTTCTTCCCGGACACCCAGGCGCGGATCCTTGGCGCCAAATCCGACTACCTCCCGCCAATTTTGACCACTTAA
- the LOC127774923 gene encoding adenine nucleotide transporter BT1, chloroplastic/mitochondrial-like — protein MSKRSCGGGARLQCAAADWGGCFLAMPPAAAAAPSGGDTDGGFNLAWTLHQSFHPASGLFASVGVGFPATSSSSPSPPPDAPGDPYAKYVSPEIEHHALPGQSVEVELMEKGNKKNKKKDKAFKLKIKVGNPHLKRLISGGIAGAVSRTAVAPLETIRTHLMVGSNGNSTTEVFHSIMKHEGWTGLFRGNFVNVIRVAPSKAIELFAFDTANKFLTPKSGEQKKVPLPPSLVAGAFAGVSSTLCTYPLELIKTRLTIQRGVYDNFLHALVKIVREEGPTELYRGLTPSLIGVVPYAATNYFAYDTLKKAYKKMFKTNEIGNVPTLLIGSAAGAISSTATFPLEVARKHMQVGAVGGRKVYKNMLHALLSILEDEGVGGLYRGLGPSCMKLVPAAGISFMCYEACKKVLTEEEDD, from the exons ATGAGCAAGAggagttgcggcggcggcgcgcggttgCAATGCGCGGCGGCGGATTGGGGCGGCTGCTTCCTCGCGatgccaccggcggcggcggcggcgccctcagGTGGTGACACCGATGGCGGATTCAACCTTGCGTGGACTCTCCACCAGTCGTTCCACCCTGCCTCCGGCCTCTTCGccagcgtcggcgtcggcttcccggcgacctcctcgagctcgccgtcgccgccaccggatgCTCCCGGAGACCCGTATGCCAAGTATGTCTCGCCGGAGATCGAGCACCATGCTCTGCCCGGTCAAAGTGTGGAGGTGGAGCTAATGGAGAAGGGGAataagaagaacaagaagaaggaTAAAGCATTCAAGCTCAAGATCAAGGTGGGCAATCCCCACCTGAAGAGGCTGATCAGCGGGGGGATCGCCGGCGCGGTGTCGAGGACGGCCGTCGCGCCATTGGAGACGATCAGGACGCATTTGATGGTGGGGAGTAATGGCAATTCGACCACGGAGGTGTTCCACTCTATCATGAAGCATGAAGGGTGGACCGGGTTGTTCCGCGGTAACTTCGTTAATGTCATTCGAGTCGCCCCGAGCAAAGCAATTGAG CTCTTCGCTTTTGATACAGCTAACAAGTTCTTGACCCCCAAATCTGGGGAACAAAAGAAGGTCCCACTCCCTCCTTCACTAGTGGCTGGGGCATTTGCTGGTGTCAGTTCAACCCTCTGTACTTACCCTCTGGAATTAATTAAGACACGATTAACCATACAG AGAGGTGTATATGATAACTTTCTCCACGCTCTTGTCAAAATCGTCCGTGAAGAAGGCCCCACTGAGCTGTACCGAGGTTTAACGCCAAGTTTAATTGGAGTCGTGCCATATGCTGCGACCAACTACTTTGCTTACGACACCCTTAAGAAGGCCTACAAGAAAATGTTCAAGACGAATGAAATCGGCAACGTTCCTACCCTGCTCATTGGGTCGGCCGCAGGAGCTATCTCAAGCACAGCTACTTTCCCCCTCGAGGTTGCACGCAAGCACATGCAAGTCGGCGCTGTCGGTGGCAGGAAGGTCTACAAGAACATGCTTCATGCTCTCCTGAGCATTCTGGAGGATGAAGGGGTTGGAGGGCTTTACAGGGGTCTGGGGCCAAGTTGCATGAAGTTGGTGCCAGCCGCCGGTATTTCGTTTATGTGCTATGAGGCTTGCAAGAAGGTATTGACAGAGGAAGAGGATGACTGA